In Mycetocola zhujimingii, one DNA window encodes the following:
- a CDS encoding DUF3073 domain-containing protein codes for MGRGRQKAKHTKIARELKSFSPDVNYDALERELTGHSDDESYAGEAAKWAEYADDYKAADEPKRA; via the coding sequence ATGGGGCGTGGCCGTCAGAAGGCAAAGCACACGAAGATCGCACGTGAGCTGAAGTCGTTTAGTCCCGACGTGAACTACGACGCTCTCGAGCGCGAGCTCACGGGGCACTCCGACGACGAGTCGTACGCAGGCGAGGCAGCGAAGTGGGCGGAATACGCCGACGACTACAAGGCAGCCGACGAACCGAAGCGCGCGTAA
- a CDS encoding TIGR02611 family protein — MVSEDEFARDIAAGESPDRPIRRMLRRARAWIDDRPRLRHAYRTGVGILGGLIAVVGLVLVPLPGPGWLVVFLGLAILGTEFAWAKRLAAFVKRQLSRFWAWWNSRKSARATS, encoded by the coding sequence ATGGTTTCAGAGGACGAGTTCGCCCGCGACATCGCCGCGGGGGAAAGCCCCGATCGTCCTATTCGGCGGATGCTTCGCCGTGCGCGGGCGTGGATCGATGATCGACCGAGGCTCCGGCACGCTTACCGCACCGGCGTGGGTATTCTCGGCGGGCTGATTGCGGTTGTCGGCCTCGTCCTCGTGCCCCTGCCGGGCCCGGGGTGGCTCGTCGTCTTTCTCGGTCTCGCCATCCTCGGAACCGAATTTGCCTGGGCCAAGCGCCTCGCGGCATTCGTCAAGCGTCAGCTGTCACGATTCTGGGCATGGTGGAACTCGCGCAAATCAGCTCGCGCTACGAGCTGA
- a CDS encoding MarR family winged helix-turn-helix transcriptional regulator translates to MPLNVVRHEAEHLYTRQPHGASALGAVQAVLRLHRAEEVSIERVRKASGLSKNEFHAMRYLLQAQREDREMGPKDLVVMLGLSSAAVTKIVDHLVELGHLDRSPHKTDRRAWILQPTPAGAKNIEESYGNFHLSVVESMEALSSADAKVVERVLSEVIQRLESADNQ, encoded by the coding sequence ATGCCCCTCAACGTCGTTCGACACGAAGCGGAGCACCTCTACACCCGCCAGCCGCACGGCGCATCCGCGCTCGGTGCGGTTCAGGCCGTTCTGCGACTTCATCGAGCTGAAGAAGTAAGCATCGAGCGGGTGCGCAAGGCGTCCGGACTCAGCAAGAACGAGTTCCACGCGATGCGATACCTGCTTCAGGCCCAACGCGAGGACCGCGAGATGGGTCCGAAGGACCTCGTTGTCATGCTCGGTCTCTCGAGTGCGGCGGTGACGAAGATCGTCGATCATCTGGTCGAGCTCGGCCACCTCGATCGTTCTCCACACAAGACCGACCGCCGTGCCTGGATCCTCCAGCCGACCCCCGCCGGGGCGAAGAACATCGAAGAGTCTTACGGCAACTTCCACCTGTCAGTGGTTGAGTCGATGGAGGCACTCTCAAGCGCCGACGCGAAGGTCGTCGAGCGCGTTCTCTCCGAGGTCATCCAGCGACTCGAATCTGCCGACAACCAGTAA
- the purF gene encoding amidophosphoribosyltransferase, which translates to MCGIVGIVSPEPVNQQVYDALLLLQHRGQDSTGIATADGPTFHMHKAKGQVREAFRTRDMRSLLGKMGLGHVRYATKGIADNEQEAQPFYVNAPYGIILVHNGNLTNTRELADDLFHIDRRHVNSTSDTEMLLNVLATELQAQITGLELDPDQVFTAVSQVHERVEGSYAAIAMIAGHGLLAFRDPYGIRPLILGRRSAGLVGDEWIVTSESLVLESAGYEVVREVAPGEAIFITTSGEMYSRQCAKNPRLVPCSFEYVYLARPDSVMNGISVYEARLRLGDRLATTIAEYAPTGDIDVVMPIPDSSRPAAMQVAQKLGIEYREGFYKNRYVGRTFIMPGQAQRKKSVRQKLNAMSMEFKGKNILIVDDSIVRGTTSKEIVDMARAAGANKVTFTSAAPPVRYPHVYGINMPSRSELIAHNRKIPEIARELGADHLIYQEVADMKDAIIQGSNVTELEMSCFTGEYVTGTVTPEYLEWVERNQLS; encoded by the coding sequence ATGTGCGGCATCGTCGGCATCGTTTCCCCTGAGCCGGTCAACCAGCAGGTTTACGACGCGCTGCTGCTGCTGCAGCATCGCGGGCAGGACTCGACCGGTATCGCAACGGCCGACGGTCCGACCTTCCACATGCACAAGGCCAAGGGCCAGGTGCGCGAGGCGTTCCGCACTCGCGACATGAGGTCCCTCCTCGGCAAGATGGGCCTCGGCCACGTTCGATACGCGACGAAGGGAATCGCGGATAACGAGCAGGAGGCGCAGCCGTTCTACGTCAACGCGCCGTACGGCATCATCCTTGTCCACAACGGCAACCTCACGAACACCCGCGAGCTCGCCGATGACCTGTTCCACATCGATCGTCGCCACGTGAACTCGACGAGCGACACCGAGATGCTGCTCAACGTCCTCGCCACCGAACTTCAGGCGCAGATCACCGGTCTTGAACTCGACCCGGACCAGGTGTTCACCGCCGTGTCCCAGGTACACGAGCGGGTAGAGGGCTCGTATGCCGCAATCGCCATGATTGCGGGACACGGCCTGCTTGCATTCCGTGACCCGTATGGGATCCGCCCGCTCATTCTTGGCCGACGTTCCGCCGGACTCGTCGGTGACGAGTGGATCGTCACGAGCGAGTCGCTCGTGCTCGAGAGCGCTGGCTATGAGGTCGTGCGCGAGGTTGCGCCCGGCGAGGCGATCTTCATCACGACCTCCGGGGAGATGTACTCGCGGCAGTGCGCGAAAAACCCGCGGCTCGTCCCCTGCAGTTTCGAGTATGTCTATCTCGCCCGCCCGGACTCCGTCATGAACGGAATCTCCGTCTACGAGGCCCGGCTGCGGCTCGGTGACCGCCTGGCGACGACCATCGCCGAGTACGCGCCAACGGGAGACATCGACGTTGTCATGCCCATCCCCGACTCATCGCGCCCCGCTGCGATGCAGGTCGCCCAGAAACTCGGCATCGAGTACCGCGAGGGCTTCTACAAGAACCGGTACGTCGGCCGCACCTTCATCATGCCGGGGCAGGCGCAGCGCAAGAAGAGTGTCCGTCAGAAGCTCAACGCGATGTCGATGGAGTTCAAGGGAAAGAACATTCTCATCGTCGACGACTCGATTGTGCGGGGAACCACGTCGAAGGAAATCGTCGACATGGCACGCGCGGCAGGTGCCAACAAAGTCACCTTCACGTCAGCAGCTCCGCCCGTTCGTTATCCGCACGTCTACGGCATCAACATGCCGTCCCGCTCCGAGCTCATTGCACACAACCGCAAGATCCCCGAGATCGCGCGAGAGCTGGGTGCCGACCACCTCATCTACCAGGAGGTCGCTGACATGAAGGATGCCATCATCCAGGGCTCGAATGTGACCGAACTTGAGATGAGCTGCTTCACGGGGGAGTACGTCACGGGTACCGTCACCCCCGAGTACCTCGAGTGGGTCGAGCGTAACCAGCTCTCCTAG
- the purM gene encoding phosphoribosylformylglycinamidine cyclo-ligase, translating into MNSTIHDGSTSYRAAGVDTAAGDLAVSLMKQAVSATHGPEVLGGFGGFAGLYDVSFLTSYTRPLLATSTDGVGTKVAIAQAIDKHDTIGQDLVGMVVDDIVVVGAKPLFMTDYIACGKVVPERIADIVAGIARACSATGTALVGGETAEHPGLLGPDDYDVAGAATGVIEADALLGAHLVEDGDAVIALESSGLHSNGFSLVRHILAQRGVAFTDTSSELGGLVGEVLLEPTRLYTAPLLDLIGRHPGAIHSLSHVTGGGIAANLARVLPAGSWAEVDRSTWSPAPVFRTLSDMAGSSLESAEGTWNLGIGFFAIVKADAVNAVIADLAAGGIPAWQTGTVHTGARDFSGFEQGAKGVDGGAVRLVGSYSH; encoded by the coding sequence ATGAACTCCACGATCCACGACGGCTCAACGAGCTATCGTGCAGCCGGCGTCGATACCGCGGCGGGAGATCTCGCCGTCTCGCTGATGAAGCAGGCGGTTTCCGCCACCCACGGCCCCGAAGTACTCGGCGGTTTCGGCGGGTTTGCGGGACTCTACGACGTGTCGTTCCTCACGTCATACACACGGCCGCTGCTCGCAACATCCACCGACGGCGTCGGTACCAAGGTCGCGATCGCCCAGGCGATCGACAAGCACGACACCATCGGACAGGACCTCGTCGGCATGGTGGTCGATGACATCGTCGTCGTCGGAGCGAAGCCGCTCTTCATGACCGACTACATCGCGTGCGGCAAGGTGGTGCCCGAGCGCATCGCCGACATCGTTGCGGGCATCGCCCGCGCCTGCTCCGCAACCGGAACCGCGCTCGTCGGCGGCGAGACGGCAGAGCACCCCGGCCTCCTCGGCCCCGACGACTATGACGTCGCGGGAGCCGCCACCGGCGTAATCGAGGCAGACGCCCTGCTCGGTGCCCACCTCGTCGAAGACGGTGACGCCGTGATCGCCCTCGAGTCGTCGGGGCTCCACTCCAACGGTTTCTCGCTCGTGCGGCACATTCTCGCTCAGCGCGGCGTCGCGTTCACCGACACATCATCCGAACTCGGCGGTCTCGTCGGCGAAGTGCTCCTCGAGCCAACCCGCCTCTACACCGCGCCGCTTCTCGACCTGATCGGCCGCCACCCGGGCGCCATCCACTCCCTCTCGCACGTCACGGGCGGTGGCATCGCCGCCAACCTCGCGCGCGTGCTCCCGGCTGGCAGCTGGGCCGAGGTCGACCGAAGCACGTGGTCGCCCGCCCCCGTTTTCCGGACGCTCAGTGACATGGCCGGTTCGTCCCTCGAGAGCGCAGAGGGAACGTGGAACCTGGGCATTGGCTTCTTCGCGATCGTCAAGGCGGATGCCGTAAACGCGGTCATCGCGGACCTGGCCGCTGGCGGCATCCCGGCCTGGCAGACCGGAACCGTGCACACGGGAGCACGGGACTTCAGCGGGTTTGAACAGGGCGCCAAGGGCGTCGACGGCGGCGCCGTCCGACTCGTCGGAAGCTACTCGCACTAA
- a CDS encoding EI24 domain-containing protein — translation MTDQKTKTGFVSGFAMGIRLLGRGFRLWATSPRLMLIGAIPGLITLVLIVAAAVVLALNLENIATFVTPFAENWDEVYRTGVRILVMAALVGAGLMIFVYSYAAITLLIGQPFFERISERVEQSLGGVPHEVEAPILASIARGIGESIRILAVTIGIGIGLFLLGFVPVIGTLLAWLLGAVTGGWFLALELSTVAFERRGLALAQRRAALRAQRSTTLGFGVAVFLLFLVPFGALVTMPAAAAGATLLARRSLGESDVLPLR, via the coding sequence ATGACTGATCAGAAGACGAAGACCGGGTTCGTGTCGGGATTCGCCATGGGCATCCGTTTGCTTGGTCGAGGGTTTCGCCTGTGGGCCACCTCACCGCGGCTGATGCTCATCGGGGCGATTCCCGGACTGATCACGCTGGTTCTCATCGTCGCCGCCGCCGTGGTGCTCGCGCTCAACCTTGAGAACATCGCAACCTTTGTCACCCCGTTCGCCGAGAACTGGGACGAGGTGTACCGAACAGGGGTTCGCATCCTCGTGATGGCTGCTCTCGTCGGCGCCGGGCTGATGATCTTCGTCTACAGCTATGCCGCCATCACCCTGCTGATCGGCCAGCCGTTCTTCGAGAGAATCTCCGAGCGCGTTGAACAGTCACTCGGGGGCGTTCCGCACGAGGTCGAGGCTCCGATTCTCGCGTCGATCGCGCGGGGCATCGGCGAATCGATCCGGATTCTCGCGGTCACCATTGGCATCGGTATCGGATTGTTCCTGCTCGGCTTCGTTCCCGTGATCGGCACGCTGCTCGCGTGGCTGCTCGGCGCGGTTACCGGTGGCTGGTTTCTCGCGCTCGAATTGTCGACCGTGGCGTTCGAGCGGCGCGGACTCGCGCTGGCGCAGCGCCGGGCTGCCCTCCGTGCGCAGCGTTCGACCACGCTCGGCTTCGGTGTCGCCGTCTTCCTGCTCTTCCTCGTGCCATTCGGTGCGCTCGTCACCATGCCGGCGGCAGCGGCGGGGGCGACGCTCCTGGCGCGCCGGTCACTCGGCGAATCCGACGTCCTCCCCCTGCGCTGA
- a CDS encoding sterol carrier family protein has translation MARARIADDIGREAVDRAVREAALRDDIATAVRYTLQLLAERSEGNTLEVRVPPFGAVQCIEGPRHTRGTPPNVIEMGADTWLELATGRMSWAEAAASGAVLASGQRADLTGHIPVLRLPR, from the coding sequence ATGGCACGTGCACGGATTGCTGACGATATCGGGCGTGAGGCCGTCGACAGGGCGGTCCGTGAGGCAGCCCTCCGCGATGACATCGCCACGGCGGTGCGCTACACGCTTCAGTTGCTCGCGGAACGCTCGGAGGGCAACACCCTCGAGGTTCGTGTGCCGCCGTTCGGGGCCGTTCAGTGCATCGAGGGGCCGCGGCACACCCGTGGCACTCCGCCGAACGTGATCGAGATGGGCGCCGACACCTGGCTGGAACTCGCGACGGGACGGATGTCGTGGGCCGAGGCTGCGGCATCCGGAGCGGTGCTCGCCTCGGGGCAGCGCGCCGACCTCACGGGCCACATTCCGGTGCTGCGCCTGCCGAGGTAG